A genomic region of Leptolyngbya sp. NIES-2104 contains the following coding sequences:
- a CDS encoding uroporphyrinogen-III synthase, which yields MNLPLFEKTIVVTRAAGQSSQFAYSLQNYGAKVIEMPTIEIVAPSSWDELDRSIATLTEFDWLILTSTNAVDYFFERLASQLQDVRGLAAIKIAVVGEKTAQRLRQRGLQPDFIPPEFVADAMVINFPESVEGKKILFPRVETGGRDVLVRAFSDRGAIVTEVAAYQSTCPSIPDAKSIAAIQDHAVHLVTFASSKTVKHFCELLEKAIGDQWTEYLKAIKFASIGPQTSKTCRALLGRVEIEASEFTLDGLIKAIVAQANSLK from the coding sequence ATGAATCTTCCATTATTTGAAAAAACGATTGTCGTCACTCGCGCAGCGGGACAGTCGAGCCAGTTTGCTTACTCGTTACAAAATTATGGTGCAAAAGTGATCGAGATGCCGACGATCGAAATCGTGGCTCCGTCGAGTTGGGATGAGTTGGATCGCTCGATCGCGACTTTGACTGAGTTCGATTGGCTGATTCTCACGTCCACGAATGCAGTCGATTACTTTTTCGAGCGGTTAGCTTCTCAGCTTCAGGATGTGCGTGGACTGGCAGCGATTAAGATTGCAGTCGTGGGGGAAAAGACAGCCCAACGATTACGACAGCGAGGATTGCAGCCTGATTTTATTCCGCCTGAATTCGTCGCGGATGCGATGGTGATCAATTTTCCGGAGTCGGTGGAAGGGAAAAAAATTCTCTTTCCCAGGGTTGAAACGGGTGGGCGCGATGTTCTGGTCAGAGCGTTTAGCGATCGAGGTGCGATCGTGACCGAAGTTGCCGCCTATCAATCGACTTGTCCGAGCATCCCGGATGCAAAATCGATCGCAGCGATTCAAGATCACGCGGTTCATTTAGTCACGTTTGCTAGTTCTAAAACGGTGAAACATTTTTGTGAACTGCTGGAAAAAGCGATCGGGGATCAATGGACTGAATATTTGAAGGCGATTAAATTTGCCTCGATCGGTCCTCAAACGTCTAAAACTTGTCGAGCCTTACTCGGACGAGTTGAAATCGAAGCGTCGGAGTTCACTTTAGATGGATTGATTAAAGCGATCGTCGCTCAAGCGAACTCGCTCAAGTGA
- a CDS encoding serine hydrolase, with the protein MQKDTFTKAIEPILLKHHIPGATVAIRINGDRFFESGVGYQEADYTIPITSDANFYIYSVTKTLLATVTMNLVGKRVLDLDCSVQSYLPNFPLDAAITLRHLLSHTSGLPDYGGIVSYSDAVKFTPTQPWSSQEFLNLIQTEGLRFAPGTDWAYSNIGYVVLRCILDCITGLSIQQLLDQIIFSPLELRKTFVPGTLEDVTVLTPGYTQFFGGTELQDMSSLYHPGWVSHGVVISTAPELAKIIDGLFHNRILSAELVNRMRSPIHIFGKFPMFEQFAYGLGLFLDVEPNISGHTGEGPGYSVAAFHFPDLVGHQTTIVAMANRDKSDFGLIMVYKLAEVLRNHLSEFA; encoded by the coding sequence ATGCAAAAAGATACATTCACCAAGGCGATCGAGCCTATTCTGCTGAAGCATCACATTCCTGGAGCTACGGTTGCAATTCGGATCAATGGCGATCGCTTTTTTGAATCTGGAGTTGGGTATCAGGAGGCTGATTACACTATTCCGATAACCAGTGATGCGAATTTCTACATCTACAGCGTCACAAAGACTTTGCTGGCAACAGTCACGATGAATCTCGTCGGTAAAAGGGTGCTGGATTTAGATTGTTCTGTGCAATCATATCTGCCTAATTTCCCGTTAGATGCTGCAATTACACTGCGTCACTTACTTAGCCATACAAGCGGACTTCCTGACTATGGTGGAATTGTTTCCTATTCTGATGCAGTTAAATTCACTCCTACACAACCCTGGTCAAGTCAGGAGTTTCTTAATCTCATTCAAACTGAGGGTCTTCGTTTTGCACCCGGAACAGATTGGGCTTACTCCAACATCGGTTATGTGGTTCTGAGATGTATTCTCGATTGCATCACCGGATTATCGATACAGCAACTTTTAGATCAAATCATTTTTAGCCCGTTAGAATTGCGAAAGACTTTTGTACCTGGCACGCTCGAAGATGTTACGGTTCTAACTCCCGGATATACACAATTCTTTGGTGGAACAGAACTACAAGATATGTCTTCTCTTTATCATCCAGGTTGGGTATCGCATGGAGTTGTTATCTCAACTGCTCCAGAACTTGCAAAAATCATTGATGGTCTATTTCACAATCGAATTCTAAGCGCTGAACTGGTGAATCGAATGCGATCGCCCATTCACATTTTCGGAAAGTTCCCGATGTTTGAACAATTTGCCTATGGATTAGGACTGTTTCTGGATGTGGAGCCAAACATTAGTGGACATACCGGAGAAGGTCCTGGCTACTCGGTTGCAGCATTTCACTTTCCAGACCTTGTTGGACATCAGACCACGATCGTAGCTATGGCGAATCGAGACAAATCCGATTTTGGACTTATCATGGTCTACAAACTTGCCGAAGTTTTAAGAAATCACTTGAGCGAGTTCGCTTGA
- a CDS encoding cytochrome P450, which produces MKPPNALSTPLLLQEWQWVADPVGYMENAAKQHPDMFSAGLLSGRHLVFVNHPQAIQEVLTSDRKRFIAPGESNRILSPLIGDASVIMLDGDRHKRRRQLLMPPFHGERMRAYGDLICQLTEKVMSQHSIAQPFNMRSTMQEISLQVILEAVFGVTGGEQFEPLRAAITKMCELFHNPLSASFLFFPWMQRDLGAWMPWGRFLRDRGEIDKLLYAEIADRRRQDNRDRVDILSMLLAARDENGEPMTDPELRDELMTLLFAGHETTATAMAWALYWIHHLPEVREKLLQEIAALGDDPDPMSLARLPYLSAVCNETLRLYPVAMLTFSRIVNEPLELLGHPLQPGTAVVGCIYLLHHREDLYPDSHQFKPERFLEQQFSLFEFMPFGGGARRCIGEALAMFEMKLVLATILSRFELALVDRRPEVPRRRGVTLAPSGKVKIQIVRKKPVSAAIAQTPS; this is translated from the coding sequence ATGAAACCACCGAATGCACTATCTACGCCGTTATTGCTCCAGGAGTGGCAGTGGGTCGCTGATCCTGTAGGCTATATGGAAAATGCGGCTAAACAGCATCCTGATATGTTCTCAGCAGGGCTTCTTTCGGGTCGTCATCTGGTGTTTGTCAATCATCCACAAGCGATTCAGGAAGTTCTGACGAGCGATCGTAAACGCTTCATTGCTCCCGGTGAATCGAATCGAATTTTGTCTCCGTTGATTGGAGATGCTTCGGTGATTATGTTAGATGGCGATCGACATAAGCGCCGTCGTCAACTTTTGATGCCTCCCTTTCACGGTGAACGGATGCGAGCGTATGGAGATCTGATTTGTCAGCTCACTGAAAAAGTGATGAGTCAGCATTCGATCGCACAACCGTTTAATATGCGATCGACGATGCAAGAGATCTCTCTACAAGTCATTCTAGAAGCGGTGTTTGGCGTGACTGGAGGAGAGCAGTTTGAGCCACTTCGAGCGGCAATTACTAAAATGTGTGAATTGTTTCACAATCCTCTGAGTGCCAGCTTTTTGTTTTTCCCCTGGATGCAACGGGATTTAGGAGCTTGGATGCCTTGGGGTCGGTTTTTGCGCGATCGTGGCGAGATTGATAAGCTGCTGTATGCCGAAATTGCCGATCGTCGTCGGCAAGATAATCGCGATCGAGTCGATATTCTCTCGATGTTGCTGGCAGCACGAGACGAAAACGGTGAACCTATGACAGACCCGGAACTACGCGATGAACTGATGACCTTGCTGTTTGCAGGTCATGAAACCACTGCAACCGCAATGGCATGGGCACTGTACTGGATTCATCACTTGCCAGAAGTGCGCGAGAAATTGCTGCAAGAAATCGCGGCACTCGGTGATGATCCTGATCCGATGTCGCTCGCTCGATTACCTTATCTCAGTGCGGTTTGTAATGAAACGCTCCGACTCTATCCGGTTGCAATGTTGACCTTTAGCCGCATCGTCAATGAACCGCTAGAACTATTGGGACATCCGCTTCAACCCGGAACGGCTGTAGTGGGCTGTATTTACTTGCTACACCACCGAGAAGATCTGTATCCAGATTCGCACCAATTTAAGCCAGAGCGCTTTTTAGAGCAGCAGTTTTCTCTATTCGAGTTTATGCCGTTTGGAGGTGGGGCGCGGCGCTGTATTGGGGAAGCTCTAGCTATGTTTGAAATGAAGCTAGTACTCGCAACGATTCTGTCACGCTTTGAGCTTGCACTGGTTGATCGTCGTCCTGAAGTTCCGCGCCGTCGAGGGGTGACACTGGCTCCCTCTGGAAAAGTGAAGATTCAGATTGTGCGAAAAAAACCTGTTTCCGCAGCGATCGCACAAACTCCTTCATGA